From Primulina huaijiensis isolate GDHJ02 chromosome 15, ASM1229523v2, whole genome shotgun sequence, one genomic window encodes:
- the LOC140958456 gene encoding protein MIZU-KUSSEI 1, producing the protein MPTPRLKTPTPRNHSPPLHTTASNAVAPDQSPTRPQVSLQPASNKKAQSKSTKLFRRVKSLFRSFPVINPPCKMPVPIHTNRMHDGHIHGGKQMTGTLFGHRKSRVNLSIQENSKCLPILVLELSIQTGKLLQDMGLGLVRIALECEKNHSEKVKLLEEPIWTMYCNGRKVGYAVKREPTDDDLKVMKMLHAVSMGAGVLPGNDDETGAAEGELTYMRAYFERMVGSKDSETYYMMNPDGNSGPELSIFFVRV; encoded by the coding sequence ATGCCAACACCAAGACTCAAAACTCCGACGCCCCGCAACCATTCTCCTCCGCTCCATACAACGGCATCGAACGCGGTGGCACCGGACCAATCACCGACCAGACCTCAAGTCTCCCTCCAACCAGCCTCCAACAAAAAGGCTCAGTCAAAATCCACCAAACTTTTCCGGCGAGTCAAGTCACTTTTTCGGTCATTCCCTGTGATCAACCCGCCATGCAAGATGCCGGTGCCGATCCACACTAACCGGATGCACGACGGTCACATCCACGGCGGAAAGCAGATGACTGGAACCCTCTTCGGCCACCGAAAATCCCGTGTAAATCTATCCATCCAAGAAAACTCGAAATGCTTACCAATTCTAGTGCTTGAGCTTTCCATTCAAACAGGAAAGCTTCTGCAAGATATGGGATTAGGGCTCGTGAGAATCGCTCTCGAGTGCGAAAAAAACCATTCAGAGAAGGTCAAGCTTCTGGAAGAGCCCATCTGGACGATGTACTGTAATGGGAGGAAAGTTGGGTATGCTGTGAAAAGAGAGCCGACGGATGATGATttgaaagtgatgaaaatgcTGCATGCGGTGTCTATGGGAGCCGGAGTTCTGCCGGGAAACGACGATGAGACGGGGGCGGCGGAGGGTGAGCTGACATATATGCGGGCTTACTTTGAGAGGATGGTGGGGTCGAAGGACTCGGAAACTTATTACATGATGAATCCAGATGGGAATAGCGGGCCTGAACTCAGCATCTTCTTTGTAAGAGTTTga